In the genome of Deinococcus sp. QL22, one region contains:
- a CDS encoding ABC transporter ATP-binding protein, with amino-acid sequence MTAIQSRPTVPNSQAAPVKLEGVTKRFGKTTAVQSANLEVEPGTLVTLLGPSGCGKTTILRMIAGLETITEGRLSIDHEDVTQLSAAQRDVTMVFQSYALFPHLSVLENVAYGLRVARRPDAAQAAEEALKLVGLGGYGSRAPSQLSGGQQQRVALARALVMKPKVLLFDEPLSNLDAKLRRQMRNEIRAIQQQLGITAVYVTHDQAEALAISDVVVVMSAGKIEQIGTPEDLYRRPANAFVADFIGEANLLQATYDGQQLGFGNVFLPYTQPGAPTGDVRVLVRPESISFNESGLAGRITSGAYLGAMTEYTIETSAGDVLISPSSEATILPNGSDVHLDFRSNGLYILPA; translated from the coding sequence ATGACCGCCATCCAATCCCGCCCCACCGTCCCCAACAGTCAAGCCGCCCCGGTCAAGCTGGAGGGCGTGACCAAGCGCTTCGGTAAGACCACCGCCGTCCAGAGCGCCAATCTGGAGGTGGAACCCGGCACGCTGGTCACCCTGCTGGGCCCATCGGGCTGCGGCAAGACCACCATTCTGCGGATGATCGCCGGGCTGGAGACCATTACCGAGGGCAGGCTCTCGATTGACCATGAGGACGTGACCCAGCTTTCGGCGGCGCAGCGCGACGTGACGATGGTGTTCCAGAGTTACGCGTTGTTCCCGCACTTGAGTGTGCTGGAGAATGTCGCGTATGGCCTGCGCGTGGCCCGCCGCCCCGACGCCGCGCAGGCGGCCGAGGAAGCCCTGAAACTGGTGGGGCTGGGCGGCTACGGCAGCCGCGCTCCCTCTCAACTGTCAGGTGGGCAGCAGCAACGCGTGGCCCTGGCCCGCGCCCTGGTGATGAAGCCCAAAGTGCTGCTCTTCGATGAGCCGCTGTCCAATCTGGACGCCAAGTTGCGCCGCCAGATGCGCAACGAGATTCGCGCCATCCAGCAGCAATTGGGCATCACCGCCGTGTATGTGACCCACGATCAGGCCGAGGCGTTGGCCATCTCGGACGTGGTGGTGGTCATGAGCGCGGGCAAAATTGAGCAGATCGGTACGCCCGAAGACTTGTACCGCCGCCCTGCCAACGCCTTTGTCGCGGATTTTATCGGCGAGGCCAATCTGTTACAGGCCACGTATGACGGGCAGCAGCTCGGCTTTGGCAACGTCTTTTTGCCCTACACGCAACCCGGCGCCCCCACTGGGGACGTGCGCGTGCTGGTGCGGCCCGAATCCATCTCGTTCAACGAGAGCGGGTTGGCTGGGCGCATCACCTCAGGCGCGTATCTGGGGGCCATGACCGAGTACACCATCGAAACGTCTGCTGGAGACGTGCTGATCTCCCCGTCCTCCGAGGCCACCATTCTGCCCAACGGCAGCGATGTCCACCTGGATTTCCGCAGCAACGGCTTGTATATCCTGCCCGCCTGA